A region of the Manduca sexta isolate Smith_Timp_Sample1 chromosome 5, JHU_Msex_v1.0, whole genome shotgun sequence genome:
tttttatattataatcgccactccgtacacagccacaagcatcaatattgataccatactaaaatcaatctggatggataacagttcaattcagttgaacacagtgaatattcggaacgccaaatttagtaagtaactagctttttctcgcggcttcccccgcgtggatgtgttttccaggataaaagtccggctatatattttcccaggatagtagcctacaaccttcccagagtcttaaactacctccataccaaatttagtTTTGTTCTACCACATTGTATaccacgtcccgttcccgtgggaacaggataaaaagtatcctatgtccgtctcctggttctaagctacttctccaccaattttcagccaaatcgattcattcgttcttgagttataaatagtgtaactaacaccactttcttttatataagcttatatagatacatatatatcgatgtatgtGACGAGTAAACATTttcttagaaattataaaacaggTCGTAAAATTGATAAACTTTCGAAAGTGAATACTTATAAACAATCAGTAAATTTGATTTTCTACAAATAGAATGGGAGCCTTAGGTACGCGGAGACACCTCGGATCTCTGTGTGTTTTACCGCCTCTTCCAAGAATAGTTATCCGAGTTCGTGCCCGCGTACCATTTTACAACCACACCACTCGCCGTCGAAGTGAATTTCACTTGTACTAcgtgaaatttttattaatcttatgtacaataaaatatgggATGACCTCCTTACATAAATGTTCCCCAACCGCTAAGACCTGTCCTTTTCTAAACGAATCTTGAAAATAGTACTCACATCTTGGTCAACGGCTTTCCTGTACTTCTGTCATTGCTACAGACCACGGGTGGCGGATGCTAACCATCAAGTTTACAACTTACTCGTTTGGAATACGGCATTAAAAAAACTGcaacgttaaataaataaaaagaaacttctATAATTTCGCGCTAAAATGATACCTAAATTAGAAATGATGtctttcaaaatttaaaataagaatgttctttttttatttctttctaatgCAGCCAGTGTCTTAAatgcaattaattatatatattattaggaactagcttccgcccgcagcttcgcccgcgtggatttcggacttcaaaaatggagccggtcgcgaacgttcgagaatgttcgttttacgaagctactcgctaggtgattcgctagcctctaggtgccaagcaagccgcctgcctgtgcgttcgcgaccttatatatatacaaaaataattcttatagcatgattcagtattcacgcatgatggcttattattagcgtatttcatgtataactttggtgtttctataccgatttctgtaattattttttatcgaatatttaataatgtaaacttttttaattagggatgactgagagtgttataaacgtaagagtagacaaatataatgagaaagcttcgaactgctaagctatcgggagttacacgtgttatcgtgagtcaaccataagagatagacatatgctgtcgtgggatattttttacataattttaaggagaacatttccgtcatacatgatttctgtgtagctttaaccattaaggttgcacacgcgacggaagcttaaaaaatggagtaacttctcccgttttcccaacaattcccttcactgctctgctcctattaattgtagcgtgatgaaaagtatactataaccagctcaggagtatgaaaaataattgtaccaagtttcgataaaatccgtcgagtagtttttgtttctataacggttatacagacagacagacagacaaaaattttactaattgcatttttggcatcagtatcgatccctaatcaccccctgatagttattttggaaatatatttcatgtacagaattgacctctctacagatttattataagtatagattattgaAAAAGTatcgtttattttaatgaattccgTCGTATCATATATTATATCTAGATAACATGATATGTCAATGATAATAACATTTTGAGATAAAACCACTCGCacgttaattttattcaaatcagtTGGCAGTTGGAGATAgtaatatttcgttttattattttaatataacagacaagtgaataaataactCGGTTTATAAACGAgcaagttctgaggtaacaatgactaaaaaaaattacgccgAATTGAGAGccttctcctttttttgaagtcggttaaaagagAAGTAAATACTAGGATCTCCCACtttgcattattaaaatatacaacaggATGAAAATCATTAGCCAATTAATAAAACAGGATTTATCGCATTGATAAAAGACGGATTATTTATATCCGTCGccgataaaagtattttttatgattaataatattttttcttttcttaattAGAGTTGTGagatatcaatataaatatatgttaggGTGCTTATAGGATTATTATGTTGTCCGTTTGTCTGTCTATCGAGGTCCTTTCTCTTAGGATTGCGAAAatgtatcaagttgaaattaacatcaaataaATAGGCTTACAAtatctttcagctgtgaaaaaatcaaagttGTAACTTGTAAATCAACGCTTTCCAAAGATATGGCCGTTTATGTCGGAATCGaaacctatagggtacttcCAGTTAACTTAGAATCATGATATTTGGCAAGAAACAATGTCTCATAGGACATGCAaaggaaaaaatttaaaaccgtaaatatgtacttataaataCCCTActtacaagtttgtacggaccCTCGGTATGCAAATCCAACTCGCACATGTCCAGTTTTTGaaagtaatacatttataaacagaggaaaagtttgtaagGAAACAATTCTttagttacttatttatttgttagttattaaaaatatggctTATTTTTATGACCCATCAACAGAATAATGTTATCCACCTCAGGAAGATCTTGTTTTGATGACGTAGAGTTCAAAATCCCAACTCAAAGTGTTACTTTATCTGAGaacgaacccaggaccttaagTCTATAGCCCACCATGTGAAGAgtgcaatatttaaatttattgcttcAACCATTATATGGCTATAATGACTTTTTTGCAGTATCTGGGTATACACATAGTCAGCATCGGTATTTTTATCTCTTTCTGTTGAAAGTAGTGACATTTTTTCGGAAAAGATGTCGCTTAAATCAACTAGGCTTTCAACCGTTGCAATAAATTctacttacaaaattattacaaaacgcCACTACAATCTCGGCGTGTGGCAGAACAGCGACGTCCAACACatgcgcgggcgcaggcgcggcgaGGGTCGCGAAGGGAGTGGCCTGCGTGTGCTCCCACAGGCGCAGCGAGCCGTCGCAGCCGCCCGTGGCCAGCAGGCGCAGCGGAGCCACCGCGTGGAAGCAGGACACACCCTGGGCCGGACTTGGGGAATCAGTTTACCGACTTATTTTCTACCTAGTTTTACTTATTCATAAGGTCTGCTCCCGCCTGATAGTCCTTTCCCAACAAAAAACTACtatactggtgataggtctatcatattatgtttggccgccaagcagtagtgtgtagtcactgttatgttgcggtttgaaggacattgtggccagtgtaactatttgACGTAatgagacttagcatctcatgtctctagatgtcaagcgcagtggaataccaaacaatactttataattcaaggtgttgaatggtgttttttctgtttatgggcggtcgtatcacttatcatcaggcgaacggcaagcgcgtctcgtcattcaaagcaataaaaaaacgccTAACTGCAATGTCCCGTTATGTCCAAGTAATCTATAGGTATATATTCTACaagtgaacaaaataaaaaaaaaaacttctgcgTCCATTTCTAACAAACAGAATTAAATGTCAGATATCAGATATTTAAATGTTGGACGCAGTCAACTCCTAACAACTCTTATAAAACAGGCGAATCACTTATGTTGACTTTCTAGAAGATTATACAAGATGCAGTAGTTGTATGACAAATGTTATTACTGTTTGAACGATTATCTTGATGATGTTAATGTATAGAATGAATGTATTCTGTCTTCtctaaaatgttaaattgttgTATGCTATTATAATGGGTCATAGctgtactgtaatataaatgtacgAGTATAACACCTTAATCCTACCTGTGTACcacaataaatatctatatatataaaaatcaattgctgttcgttagtctcgctaaaactcgagaacggctgaaccgatttggctaattttggttttgaattatttgtggaagtccagggatggattaaacggtgacgaacataaataataaataacggaaaatactaaaaacgacaatataagttttcaatacaaaatgttcctacctgtcaaacatttcatgtcttttctctttttagaaataaagaactgtaacatatatatagatgtattcagaaataagtctgtttcatagttgtattatgaggtccgatttctttggtttattttgttcaaatacaaaacatttcagaaataaataaagtgtaaaagtgtcagtgggttcttaaaaatagaaaataaataaataaatttcaagactattattaaaatctatcatcaatttgtcagtgcgtgagaactttatttatcgttattgtcgcaaaatgccacggagaagatgacttagatagtcgaagttaatcaaatgtacgacgagctacttcacgtgcaaaccgtactttcgactagcgagagacagataatgataacatacgaattgtatggcaaaattgtgtttcacaataaataacaataataaatgtatgtaggtgatacgaagttcaccgggtcatctagtaataaataaataaataaatagttctcGACTTACCCTCTGCACCCGGAACACGTAGTCTTCCATCTTCCCTGGCACATGACGTATCCTGACGCTGATGGTGTTGTCATGTGAGCAGGAGATCAACATGTCGCCATCTCGCACGTAGCACACACGCCTGATGGTCCTGGAGTGGACGCGGCGCCAGGTCGTCAGGCTCACGTGGGACGTGTGTGGGGCGGATGAGAGCTCCTGGGATGGAAATTATATCTGAGATTTTGAAGAACTAAGGTCCGTTGTATCAATAGGGTTTTCGAGGAAcgtacgttttttttattgcattagtaGGAAAACGAAAGAACGGTCCACCTGATATTAAGCAGCATCCGCCTCCCATGGCTAAAACAATgtcagaggcacagccaagccgttgaaattaaaatatttatggaattgATAGCTGATAAGATAAACAAACCTTGAAGACCGACTAAATGTAACTATGTCTGTTGGACAGAGATCGTGAATCGATGAACATTAAGGATTTCCGTTGAATCACGTTCCAAGATATTCCGGCGTATATCCAAATTAAACCGGTATAATTGAATAATGTTTCTATGGATAATCATCATTCTGCTCCGCATGAACTCCTcgaccatcaggtgcagagaagTCCTTTGAccgaatcatcatcatcatttcagctgggaatcgtccactgctggatataggcctcccccattgagcgccacagggaccggttctgggccgccctcatccatcggactccggcgaccctcaccaggtcatCCGTCCATCTCATAGGGGCCTTGCCTATGCTACGTCTTCCCGTTCGTGGACACCACTGCAGAAgctttccgccccaacggccatcagttctacgtaaaaaaaatattaactaccaTCCAAAAGTAATAGTTGCTGCTGTCAGACGCCTTGGTATAGAGGAACTGCAGTCGTGGCTGGTGGAAGAGCATCCTGATGACGTCGCCGCGCTCGGTGCCGATGGCCAGCTCCGAGGAGTCGCCCATGCGAGCTGATGGGGAGTACGCGAGGCACTGCAAAATGACAATTTAGTTAAAGCAAATGACTGTTCATTTGTCAAGTTAACAACAGTTGAAAGTAGGAAGTTTCATGTCAAAACGAAGTAATGACTAGTTACGATCTTAgcgttcattcattcattcatctcagccacaggaagtccactgctgaacataggcctcccccaaggatctccacgtcgacctgttggaagcggcctgcatcctgcgaccttagccaggtcgtccaccttgtaggcgggcgtccgacatttctcctgcctgtacgtggcctccactctaaaacctttcgaccccaacggtcatcggttcttcgagctatgtgcccggcccactgccacttcaacttgctaatcctatgggctatgtcggtaacctttgttctcctacggatctcaTTTCTgttcgatctcgtagggaaataccgagcatggccctctccatagctcgaTGAGTGACCTTGAGCCTTCTTATGAGGCCCACAGTGAAAGGCCATGTCTCTTAGCGTACGCTtacctaaaccgttggagttagacaaagataatgtaccgtaggattgtttgtcttaaataattctacataaaattctgcgacagcatatatctaccttttatgtggaagccactatgatcAAAATAGTAAgccacaaatataattaaatcgggtacttttttagcgggactgttatcccggaaaactccttcacgcgcgCGAAGCCGCGGACAAAAACTagttagtaataacttttggagcataATTTTGGACCAGACGtctagtttataattaattatactgtcCAATGTCTGTCTCAGTCAATACATTTAAAAGCAAATGaatagctaaaaataaaactactgatCATGTTATGTATTAAACTCGTTTCATTATACCTTTTGATCTGTTGGTTCACCTAatttctacaattttattaataatatttatatatgtagctCATAACatgtattgtaaattatattatggcaGCCCAAGATACAAGCGCAGCTTTATTTGGGCGTCACTGGCAAATACTGTACGCCTACTAAGTCTgaatttgaaatgaataaataaaacctacTGTGGGTATATTGGGAAGCCCAGTGACGCAGTACAACAGTGTATGTGTGAGAGTTCCTGCATCGTAGAATGTCAGGCTTCGGTCAGACGCTGCCAGCATCAGATACTGCACATCCTGGAAGGTAGAATACTACTTATTAGCAATAGGATACCTGGCGCATTGTATTTTTCGATCTATTTGTGTTATCACGCTTCGTCGGCGGCTTTAGAACACTGTAGCCAAGGAATTAGGCATTATCGCCAAATAATACTACTTAAAATATGATACTCTCAACTACTATGAGAGTAGCTTCAGAAACTTTACCAATGATTAGTTTTATAATGCTGAAGCCGTAGCTAAGACTTCTACAGTCGGTAAcgctaatatattttatatccggatagcgaccacctgacaaaagatgttaaaacccgccttagtggcccacgtaagtgtcgcgttccgggatcagcctgtgtatatccagttccaacaggtataattgtgtcgaccttcgaggagtaatcatctctcgtcagttgacagtctattggaccccactccacttatcaggtGCTGTGAGCTCACTTTGCCAAGCACGTACAAAAacgagaaaaataataaaaaaaaagtgaatgACATAATCGAACGATAAGCCTCTCGCTAGCATCTCATTCTTATACATAACgatagcgttaacgattgccGAAAGGATTCATAGCTACGACCCTAGTAGtatttttcataaacaatattatagcgTATGTGGGACGTCGATAGCTTTGTACGCTGATTGTTGTTTCTTTCACCTCTGTCattataaaaggttttttttttattgctttgagtgataaaatgagcttgccgttcgcctgatggtaagcgatacgaccgcccataaacagtagaaacaccatccaacttgaattacaaagtattgtttggtattccactgcgctcgccacccaTCCATCcatcattatgtccagtagttacactggccacaatgtcctttaaaccgtaacacaataatgactacatactgctgtttggcggcagaaatacacattgcgatgttgcctacccaggcggactcacatatgagaggcctaccaccagtaaagtaagTAAACGATACACTTACCATAAGATATATAGCATCTGTAATCCAACAGTTCTTGATGCGACGACGCACGCCGCTGCGATGATAAAACATCTGTCAACCGAAAATGTTCTTTATCTTCTTAAGGAGACGAGTCTGTTGTCCTAGCTATTATAATATTGCTAATGCTTTTTACAATTTTGCATGACAATGTGAcgcactgcacctaatggtaagtggattggtgtccaatagaatgtcgactgacgagagatgattacccctcggtcgacacaattatgccggcctttttaaacaacatatacacaggctgatcctggaacgcgacacacttacatggactactatggttttaacaccttgtgacggtcgctatcctggcggatataaaatatatcctaccaccaacaaatgtATGCAAGCAGCAATCATTGTAAACAAGTTGTATAATACGCCATACAAGTCCACGTATGTCGCATATTGTAAAGATGTGTATATCCGATAGATAACTGACGaagaataatcatctctcgtcagtcgagtTCTACTTACAATCAGTGGGATCATATAGTTTTGTCCGTGTAAAAATACCCTACTGATAAGCAGTAGTGATCATGATTGTGTTGTATCCTATGAATAGACTATCCCGTTTGTTAAGGCCATAAGGTCCAGTAAAAAGCAAAGATCACCTCATACGAGTGTAGCAGGTTCAATTCCCCGTCGTAGATTCCGACGCGGCCTCCGCGCGTCACCGCCGCGTAGCAAAACGAGTCTGGCTTCTCGATGTTCACCAACTTTACCACGCTTTCTCTctggaaatatttaatgttgGCCACCAAACAAGATATTATGATATCCAATGATCAATAACATACCGACGTCTTTTAAGTAAAGTCTCATagcaaattgtaatttaattttactcacTTTATTACTTCGTTATTACTTAAGACCAATGTACCTATTTACCTGatatcatgaataaaaattttgaatttggattaatttgtataatttttgcGTGAAACTTGCTTTAATTTTCTGTGTACACATATTTTTGGAactatgaatgaaaaaaacgtttcagtTCATacgtaagtaataagtatacactatttaacttatttttttaactaataaatgcattttattcgaggCTCGTGCTCATTCGGGCATACTCGGGtacactcgggccgtatcaatgcgagccacTAGGCCAGTGACTATAGTGAAATactgcgccgtttttatgtgcaattttgttagtgtatgtcgtgtctatttgtaaaacgtcatagCATTTAGCAGTATTAGGTCTACGGTGGATTTGTTGCAATGTGTGGTAGATTATCTCACTTACCAGCTCAGTATAAGCTGTTAAACAACATTGATTTTCTGCTGTACCGCACTATTATAGcacaacaaatctttttgaACGTTCAGCCAGATAATGtgctaaagttaaattattcgTAGACCTTTATCGATTGTATACTAAACTAAATGAGATTAAAATGGAAGAAGACATATCAGTATATGCAATAGTCTTCTTGCCGTACCTTACAATGCTCCATTCTGAGCACCCTGGGCTCATGGATAGGTGTCCACGCTTCAGCTCTTGATCTGGTTTTCCTCGCCCCCGCTGCCACCAGCCTGGAGACCAATTGCCGCCACCATATCTTACCGCAGTTAAACGGGTCCAAGAGTCGGAACAGTTTCTGCGCGTGAGTGGCGTATTTGTGATGCTCTGGTAATGATACCATTCTTTCAATATCAGCCTTATTATATGATAGGTTTTGTTGGCACTGACCtacattaataaacatacatttatatataaatacattcatatctacataaatacactcatacacaaaaaataaaacattaattaatgtgGTGGCGCCACGTATATGTGCCTCCAAAGGGAGCAGCGGCGGAGCGGAAACTAatcttaacaaaaattaaagcgGGAATTATTGGGACGGATCGTCCCGGCCGAGACCCAAGACCCGATGCGTTGGGCCAGGCAATGGCCTCCAGGCCCAGGCGTTTGTTGACTGTATTTTGAGTCCCCTTCGGAGGGGCTGGTTCGTTGCGGGCATTAGTTGGTTCAAGGACTGCACGCCTACCTGTACGATGCTTCAACAGGCGGCGCACGCCGTCCTGGCGATGGCGTCGCTGTCGATCACGACGCGCACGCGAAAAGGACTTGCAAAACACTCTAAATCACGTCACCAACAGGACATGCACAAGCGTTATGAACAGTGCGTGCGTATTTTTGCGTTTTTTCGACAGCCACAGCAATGGCTGCGGCGGCGACGAGTAACGATGTTAATATGGCGCCCGCGCGGATGGCACTGCGCGGGGCGCGTGCGATAGATAGGGTAGGCGTGCGTGTGTGAGAGAGAAAGGCGCGGAAATAGGAAAGGCAAGAAAATAGGGAATAGACTGCCAACTAATAATCgcgatttaatttattttattttatttatttgaggatTGCCgacaaattttacaataatgctaatataataataaattctaaaaatgaaattaattgtaACTTCAACTAAAGGCAACCACAATATGCgttatacaattttacaaattactaaaag
Encoded here:
- the LOC115446116 gene encoding uncharacterized protein LOC115446116 isoform X1 gives rise to the protein MEHCKRESVVKLVNIEKPDSFCYAAVTRGGRVGIYDGELNLLHSYEMFYHRSGVRRRIKNCWITDAIYLMDVQYLMLAASDRSLTFYDAGTLTHTLLYCVTGLPNIPTCLAYSPSARMGDSSELAIGTERGDVIRMLFHQPRLQFLYTKASDSSNYYFWMELSSAPHTSHVSLTTWRRVHSRTIRRVCYVRDGDMLISCSHDNTISVRIRHVPGKMEDYVFRVQRGVSCFHAVAPLRLLATGGCDGSLRLWEHTQATPFATLAAPAPAHVLDVAVLPHAEIVVAFCNNFMVHVWDIYEECLLQSIKIKFPFLGVLGKKIEFGNYCIFPGPLRHKSLEVPLEAGAMSRRGSSVVQGSTGGLVLLPHASDCPGRRIESDPEYQKYNRSEILLVCCDYACVISLRDKQGEVLPPPGDTLRPRRPSVWDLPVNTILVETASSKSSPRLPSAPSPRLLEPATAQHCEHDLDTLLQNAGLQGILEKDFVLMQRLKHDLNKKLAEMEENKQAMVGAVSVGAPYLGLATYEPEPVGEIDHMLERYKRVMRLFPGSSAAGTPTGSHTTTPRYDKNFRL
- the LOC115446116 gene encoding uncharacterized protein LOC115446116 isoform X2; this translates as MEHCKRESVVKLVNIEKPDSFCYAAVTRGGRVGIYDGELNLLHSYEMFYHRSGVRRRIKNCWITDAIYLMDVQYLMLAASDRSLTFYDAGTLTHTLLYCVTGLPNIPTCLAYSPSARMGDSSELAIGTERGDVIRMLFHQPRLQFLYTKASDSSNYYFWMELSSAPHTSHVSLTTWRRVHSRTIRRVCYVRDGDMLISCSHDNTISVRIRHVPGKMEDYVFRVQRGVSCFHAVAPLRLLATGGCDGSLRLWEHTQATPFATLAAPAPAHVLDVAVLPHAEIVVAFCNNFMVHVWDIYEECLLQSIKIKFPFLGVLGKKIEFGNYCIFPGPLRHKSLEVPLEAGAMSRRGSSVVQGSTGGLVLLPHASDCPGRRIESDPEYQKYNRSEILLVCCDYACVISLRDKQGEVLPPPGDTLRPRRPSVWDLPVNTILETASSKSSPRLPSAPSPRLLEPATAQHCEHDLDTLLQNAGLQGILEKDFVLMQRLKHDLNKKLAEMEENKQAMVGAVSVGAPYLGLATYEPEPVGEIDHMLERYKRVMRLFPGSSAAGTPTGSHTTTPRYDKNFRL